One window from the genome of Oncorhynchus kisutch isolate 150728-3 linkage group LG21, Okis_V2, whole genome shotgun sequence encodes:
- the LOC109883188 gene encoding uncharacterized protein LOC109883188 isoform X2, which translates to MGCWWCWLLVTLLWVSTITNPCLGQSGDSGDWGSGFDVSMTTLSTNNNTSSSQEPGDYPAGSETETRESWVKILPPKPVFHYNTEPDECSVHFSTSQASARRQREELAYLKAIQHGNQAVVENLVQYIGAELREEQRYEDVIEENIVGIREEQQSCNSVVQKVMEDLEGQLEGDVLEALTGIRKIKEESLAFEGLFQAAADIAMRLDTLSQTLHASFTKQLKDSLKTSRR; encoded by the exons ATGGGGTGTTGGTGGTGCTGGCTACTGGTAACCTTGCTATGGGTTTCCACGATAACAAACCCATGCCTTGGCCAGAGTGGTGACAGTGGCGACTGGGGCTCTGGCTTCGATGTCTCCATGACGACCCTCAGCACCAACAACAACACGTCCTCCTCCCAGGAGCCAGGAGATTACCCTGCGGGGTCAGAAACAGAGACGAGAGAATCCTGGGTTAAAATACTTCCACCTAAGCCAGTGTTCCACTACAACACGGAGCCAGATGAGTGCTCCGTCCACTTCAG CACCAGTCAGGCTTCCGCCAGGCGCCAGAGAGAAGAGTTGGCCTACCTGAAGGCTATACAGCATGGGAACCAGGCGGTGGTGGAGAACCTAGTCCAGTACATAGGAGCAGAGCTGAGGGAGGAGCAGCGCTATGAGGACGTCATCGAGGAAAACATAGTGGGCATCAG gGAGGAGCAGCAGAGCTGTAACAGTGTAGTCCAGAAGGTGATGGAGGATCTGGAGGGGCAGCTGGAAGGAGATGTACTGGAGGCTCTGACTGGGATACGGAA AATCAAAGAGGAGTCCCTGGCGTTCGAGGGCCTCTTCCAGGCAGCAGCAGACATCGCCATGAGGCTGGATACCTTGTCTCAGACCCTCCACGCCTCCTTCACCAAACAGCTCAAAGACTCTCTCAAAACTTCACGTCGCTAA
- the LOC109883188 gene encoding uncharacterized protein LOC109883188 isoform X1, which produces MGCWWCWLLVTLLWVSTITNPCLGQSGDSGDWGSGFDVSMTTLSTNNNTSSSQEPGDYPAGSETETRESWVKILPPKPVFHYNTEPDECSVHFRIIHVNQSINQSINRFSTSQASARRQREELAYLKAIQHGNQAVVENLVQYIGAELREEQRYEDVIEENIVGIREEQQSCNSVVQKVMEDLEGQLEGDVLEALTGIRKIKEESLAFEGLFQAAADIAMRLDTLSQTLHASFTKQLKDSLKTSRR; this is translated from the exons ATGGGGTGTTGGTGGTGCTGGCTACTGGTAACCTTGCTATGGGTTTCCACGATAACAAACCCATGCCTTGGCCAGAGTGGTGACAGTGGCGACTGGGGCTCTGGCTTCGATGTCTCCATGACGACCCTCAGCACCAACAACAACACGTCCTCCTCCCAGGAGCCAGGAGATTACCCTGCGGGGTCAGAAACAGAGACGAGAGAATCCTGGGTTAAAATACTTCCACCTAAGCCAGTGTTCCACTACAACACGGAGCCAGATGAGTGCTCCGTCCACTTCAG GATAATacatgtcaatcaatcaatcaatcaatcaatcaatcgctTCAGCACCAGTCAGGCTTCCGCCAGGCGCCAGAGAGAAGAGTTGGCCTACCTGAAGGCTATACAGCATGGGAACCAGGCGGTGGTGGAGAACCTAGTCCAGTACATAGGAGCAGAGCTGAGGGAGGAGCAGCGCTATGAGGACGTCATCGAGGAAAACATAGTGGGCATCAG gGAGGAGCAGCAGAGCTGTAACAGTGTAGTCCAGAAGGTGATGGAGGATCTGGAGGGGCAGCTGGAAGGAGATGTACTGGAGGCTCTGACTGGGATACGGAA AATCAAAGAGGAGTCCCTGGCGTTCGAGGGCCTCTTCCAGGCAGCAGCAGACATCGCCATGAGGCTGGATACCTTGTCTCAGACCCTCCACGCCTCCTTCACCAAACAGCTCAAAGACTCTCTCAAAACTTCACGTCGCTAA